TGGTAAGTTAGTGCCTCTAGGGCTAGTATCTGGACACACGATTGCTATACCTAACTCTGCAGCCAGTCGTTGCGCCCCAGCTTTTTGCATGAAATTTTCATCAGTACATTCTAAGCCAGATAACCAGTATAAGGTGGGTATAGCCTGCTCTTCTGCTTGTGGCGGCAAAAATATGGCAAACACCATATCGCAATTTAATACATTGGAGTGGTGTTTATAACGCTTTAACCAACCCCCATGCACTTTGGTTTGAGAAATGATTTCCAGTTGATTTTGTTCAGACATCAGCTCACCTCACACTTAAAATAAGATAACAGAACGAATGCTTTTGCCTTCGTGCATTAAATCGAAAGCGTTATTGATGTCCTCTAAACCCATGGTGTGGGTAACAAACTCATCCAACTTAATTTCGCCTTTCATATACCGCTCAACATATCCAGGCAGCTGAGTACGTCCTTTTACACCACCAAAAGCAGTACCCCGCCACACTCGACCTGTCACTAATTGGAAAGGCCTAGTTGAAATCTCTTCACCTGCGCCAGCAACACCAATAATAACTGACTCTCCCCAGCCTTTATGACAGCACTCTAGCGCTGAGCGCATAACATTGACATTACCAATACACTCAAAGGAATAATCAACACCACCACTAGTCAGTTCCACAATAACATCCTGTATGGGTTGGTCGTATTTTTGTGGGTTAATGAAGTCTGTGGCACCTAATAATCTGGCCATTTCAAATTTATCTTCATTAATATCTACAACAATAATACGCTCAGCTTTAGCCAACACGGCACCTTGAATAACACTAAGGCCTATACCACCTAAACCAAATACGGCAACTGTAGAGCCAGGCTCTACTTTAGCGGTATTTAATACAGCACCTATACCGGTAGTAATACCACACCCCAACAAACACACTTTATCTAACGGTGCTTTATTGCTAATTTTGGCAACTGAAATTTCGGGCACTACGGTATATTCAGAAAAAGTGGAGGTACCCATGTAGTGGTATAGTTCTTTGCCTTTACAGCTAAAGCGACTAGTACCATCAGGCATTACCCCACGACCTTGAGTTTCTCGAATCGCTTGGCATAAGTTGGTTTTACCTGACTGACAGAACTTACAGTGACCACACTCCGGTACATAAAGTGGAATTACATGATCGCCTGGTTTTAGAGAAGTGACTCCAGGACCTATTTCTTCAACAACTGCACCACCCTCATGCCCTAAAATAACGGGAAACAATCCTTCAGGGTCAGCTCCAGAAAGTGTATAGGCATCAGTATGACATACACCTGTTGCAACCATTCGGAGCAATACTTCGCCTGCTTTTGGGCCACCGATATCAACAGTTTCTATTTCAAGAGGTTTGCCAGCTTCCCAGGCAACAGCTGCACGTGCTTTCATGGATGATTCCTTGTTGGTTATTTATTGCATGGCCGATTAGTGACCAAATGGTCAATCAGGTAAAAAATAATACAGAGTGAGTCTATGCAATGAAGTAAAGCTAATTAATGCAGTTAAGATCAAAAGACTTTTGCTGTATAGCAACAATCTTTCAGGTAGCAGGAAAGAGGTTAAGGCGATAAAAAGATATAAATAAAAAGCCCTCAAAGAGAGGGCTTTTTTCAAGTTTTTTATACTTTTGGTTTACGCCAGTCGTCATCACCTGATGTACCACAACACTCGTGAGTCCAAGTAATTTTGCGGTAAGTAAAGTGAACATCTTCCAAATGCGTAAAATGAGCTTGGCTCGGGTCTTGACAGTTAGGCATTGAGGCATTAATTGCCACGATAATAGCATCTTCAATTTCGATGGTGAAATAATGCTCCTGAGTGCCTGTAGCTGAAGTACGATACCAATCAATATGGCATTTTGGTAAACGCTCACCACTTGTTAATGCGTTATATAGCAAAGGTGAACATTTATCGAAAACCTTTGTAATCACTAATGGCTGGTGAACCCGCTGGCCTGTTGGCTGTCCACTTTGCGGATCACGAGGAATTATTACATCGTGACGAAAAGCTTGTACCAGAATATGGTCTTCGTGGCCTTCCTGGAAAATATTACCAACTGAGACTTCAGTGAAAGTACCAGCCGTAATCAGACCTTGCTTCTCACCTTCAATTTTCATATACGCGGGAGTTGGCATAGCTTCATTCCTTGTTTGTTAATTAGAAAAGATATGGCCGGTAATAGTCAAACTACATGCCAATTTGAATTTTTTCTTTTAAAAACATATAGATATGAATAACTATTGAAATCTAACCCAATTTAAAAGAAACAAGTGAGCAGTTTATTGCTCACAAGTAACAACCACTGAGTCATCTATTGCTCACTTATCCTGATAGGAAGCAAAATTATGACTAAGCTCAATTTTTTCAAATAATAAAGGAGCAAGAAACTGCTCACAGGCTTCAATATTCTTCTTCACCTCGAAGAATCTTCTGCAATTGAAAAGCACTGAGTCATTGACCACAATTATTTTAAAAGTGGATTTTTAGAGCCACCAATAGTGATGAGTAAAATAACCATTTACTACGATGCTATATGCCCCAGCTGCCAACGGGATCAACGGTGGTTTAAACACTGGATTGACGAAAGCAAAATAGAATGGTGTGATATTAATAGCAATCAAGCAGCGCTGGAAGAAGCTGGCATCAGCCCAAAGGATGCACTGACCAGCTTACATATTCAGTTAGCTGATGGCAGAATTGTTAATGATATTGATGCTTATATAGAGCTATTAAAATTAAACCCCTGGTTACGGATAATTGCATGGGCCATGAATTTTAAAATGATCAAGCATTATTTACATATTCTTTATCAAAAAAATGTGTATGGACGGTTAAAAAAAACTAATAGGCTA
This genomic interval from Spartinivicinus ruber contains the following:
- a CDS encoding S-(hydroxymethyl)glutathione dehydrogenase/class III alcohol dehydrogenase, with product MKARAAVAWEAGKPLEIETVDIGGPKAGEVLLRMVATGVCHTDAYTLSGADPEGLFPVILGHEGGAVVEEIGPGVTSLKPGDHVIPLYVPECGHCKFCQSGKTNLCQAIRETQGRGVMPDGTSRFSCKGKELYHYMGTSTFSEYTVVPEISVAKISNKAPLDKVCLLGCGITTGIGAVLNTAKVEPGSTVAVFGLGGIGLSVIQGAVLAKAERIIVVDINEDKFEMARLLGATDFINPQKYDQPIQDVIVELTSGGVDYSFECIGNVNVMRSALECCHKGWGESVIIGVAGAGEEISTRPFQLVTGRVWRGTAFGGVKGRTQLPGYVERYMKGEIKLDEFVTHTMGLEDINNAFDLMHEGKSIRSVILF
- a CDS encoding Hcp family type VI secretion system effector, which codes for MPTPAYMKIEGEKQGLITAGTFTEVSVGNIFQEGHEDHILVQAFRHDVIIPRDPQSGQPTGQRVHQPLVITKVFDKCSPLLYNALTSGERLPKCHIDWYRTSATGTQEHYFTIEIEDAIIVAINASMPNCQDPSQAHFTHLEDVHFTYRKITWTHECCGTSGDDDWRKPKV
- a CDS encoding thiol-disulfide oxidoreductase DCC family protein: MSKITIYYDAICPSCQRDQRWFKHWIDESKIEWCDINSNQAALEEAGISPKDALTSLHIQLADGRIVNDIDAYIELLKLNPWLRIIAWAMNFKMIKHYLHILYQKNVYGRLKKTNRLP